The Oscillatoria salina IIICB1 genome includes the window CCCGCAACTGAGTTTCATCCAAACCACCAGTGCGTTCCTTGCGGTAACGTGCAATAAAAGGAATAGTCGCCCCCTCTTGCCAAAGCGCCAAAGCATTATTTACGCTTGTGAGATTAAGGGAAAGTTCATCAGCTAAAGTTCGCTCAAGATTCAGCATCGCCACAGTAGAGTCAACCTTTATCTAGCATAAACCAACTCTCGTAACTTCGCAGAGCTTATCGAACCAGGGAAACCTAACCCCCCAACCCACTTCGGCTGTTTCCCTCTCGTTACTCGGCGGAGCCGAGTAAACCTCTGAGTTTGCGCTCTGCTGGTCGTAACCCCTTCAATGCACGCGAGATACTTAGCGGCGCTCTCGGTTTTCGTGTAGTAGCCTCAACTCCGTAACCCCCTCTCGTTACTCGGCTCCGCCGAGTAATGACCCTAGGAGGCTCCTGCCTCCATTCCTCTAACAATCGAGGCAGGAGCCTCGAAACTACGTTCCCCGGCGGAGCCAGGGAACGAGGGAAAAGGCACAGCCGGGGAACCAGGGAAAAGGCACAGCCGGGGAACCAGGGAAAAACGCGAAAGTCACGTCATCCTTCGCTTCGCGAAGGATCTGGTGAGATCCTTCGCGAAGCGAAGGATGACATTGATGAAACGCTCTACTCAGTGATGACATTGATGAAACGCTCTACTCAGTGATGACATTGATGAAACGCTCTACTCAGGATGACATTAGTGAAACGCTCTACTCAGTGATGACATTGATGAAACGCTCTACTCAGTGATGACATTGGTGAAACGCTCTACTCAGGATGACATTAGTGAAACGCTCTACTCAGGATGACATTAGTGAAACGCTCTACTCAGGATGACATTGATGAAACGCTCTACCAGGATGACATTGATGAAACGCTCTACCAGGATGACATTTGGTAACGTAATCTGTTCATCAATGACCTTTACAATAAGAAAATCACCTTTGGATTTTCCAGCCAATGGAACAACCACCCCAAACAGAAAAAGAGAAGATGCTCGCAGGTGAACTATACCTCGCATCAGACCCAGAACTAAAACAACTCAGGCAACAAGCCGCCGAACTTACACATTGCTATCACCATACCCCTCCAAGCGAAAATCAGCAACGGCTGCAAATCCTCCAACAATTATTTGCTTCCTTGGGAGCCAATCCTGAGATTGTACCTCCTTTTCACTGCGACTACGGTAGTAACATCTATGCGGGAGACAATCTCTATCTCAACACTGGTTGTGTAATCTTGGATTGCAATCCAGTGCGCTTAGGAGATAATGTTCTGTGTGGTCCCTATGTCCAAATATACGCCGCTTACCATCCCACTGTTCCTGAAGTGCGACTTACACGAAGAGAACTTGCTGCTCCGGTAACTATTGGTAATAATGTTTGGATTGGTGGTGGTGCAATTATTTGTCCAGGAGTGGCGATCGGCGATAATACTACTATTGGAGCCGGGAGTGTGGTTGTCGAAAGTATTACCGCTAATGTCATCGCCGCAGGTAATCCTTGTCGAACGATTAGAGATGCTTAAACTCTCGTTACTCGGCTCCCGCCGAGTAAT containing:
- a CDS encoding sugar O-acetyltransferase, whose product is MEQPPQTEKEKMLAGELYLASDPELKQLRQQAAELTHCYHHTPPSENQQRLQILQQLFASLGANPEIVPPFHCDYGSNIYAGDNLYLNTGCVILDCNPVRLGDNVLCGPYVQIYAAYHPTVPEVRLTRRELAAPVTIGNNVWIGGGAIICPGVAIGDNTTIGAGSVVVESITANVIAAGNPCRTIRDA